Within Dysosmobacter sp. Marseille-Q4140, the genomic segment GGGAACCGGTGGCTCTCCCTGGCCCCTTCTACGAGAAGGTCCGCAGTCTTTTTCACTGAATCCATAGAAGAGGATCATTGCCTATGAAATTTTTCCAGAAACGAGGCGTGGCCGCCATCGTCATGGTGCTGGCCATCGTGGCAGGCGCGGCGCTGGGACAGCTGCGCGAGCCCGACAGCTCCGACGCGCCCTCCACTGCCATCGTGGGCACCTATACGTATACGTACGACAACGCCGGGGTGCTCACCGACGAGACCATGGAGCACATGGACGCCATGAACGCCTCTCTCTTCGCCCAGACCGGCGCCCAGATCCTGACCGTGACGGTGGACACCACCGGCGGGCAGGACATTATGGACTACGCCCTGGACCTGGGCAACACCTACGGCGTGGGCTCCGCTGAGCGGAACAACGGCGTGGTGATGGTTCTGGCTCTGGAGAACATCTCCCAGAGCGGCCTGGTGGGCGATTACTGCGTGGTGGTGGGCGACGGCCTGGGCAGCCACGTGGACGATTTCACCGCCATGCAGTCCTACTATCTGGAGAGCGACTTTGCCGCCGGAGACTACGACGCCGGCGTCCTGGCCGCCTTCGACGCCTTCATCGCCTGGTTCGCCGACTTCTACGGCGTGGACATCCGGGAGGGCTACATCCCCGCCGTGCCGGAGACGTACACCAGCGGCACCTACTACACCGAGAGCACCGGCTACTTCGCCCCCACCTTCGGGGCCGTGCTGGTGGACCTGCTGGGCGTGATGGTGGTGCTGTTCGTGGTGTGGGTGATCCTGGACGGCGTCCGCTACAACCGCTACCGTCGGCGGTATCTGCTGCCGGGCATGGGGCGGCCCACGGTGCTGTACTATCCCATCTTCTGGGGACGGCCCCGGCGGCCTCGTCCCCCCAGACCGCCCAGATCTCCCCGGCCTCCCAGACCGCCCGGATCTCCGCCCCCCGGCGGCCCCGGCGGCTTTGGCGGCGGAGGCTTCTTCGGCGGGGGCCTTGGCTCCGGCGGACCCTTAGGCGGCAGCCGCGGGGGAGGCAGCTTCGGCGGGAGCCGGGGCGGGTCCTTCGGCGGCGGCAGCTTCGGAGGCGGCTTCGGCGGCAGCCGGGGCGGCTTCGGAGGCGGGTCCTTCCGGGGCGGTTTCGGCGGCAGCCGCGGGGGCGGCGGCTTCCGGGGCGGCGGCCGGAGATAAATACGCAGAGAGCGGCGCGGCCACTTGGCCGCGCCGCTCTTTCAATCTTCCTCCGCCAGGTCCAGCCCCAGATAGATGAGGTCCGGCATGGGTGCGCCGTTGTAGGACTCGATCTCCCGGAAGCCCAGCTTCTTATATAGGCGGATGGCCCCCGCCAGGAAGGGGAAGGTGTCCAGCACCATCCGCCGGCAGCCCATGGACCGGGCATCCGCGATCAGGCGGCGGACCGTCCGCTCCGCCAGTCCCTGCCCCCGGAAGGCGGGGCGGATGTAGAGCCGCTTGAGCTCCCACAGGCCGCCCTCCAGAGGCCGGATGGCCCCGGTGCCCACGGCTTCTCCAGTCTCCGTCACCAGCAGGTACAGCCGCCCGTCCGGCGGGCCGTATTTGTCGGAGAGGTGGCTGAGCTCCTGGTCATAGTTCTGTAATTGCAGGTACGACTCAAAGGCGGGCTTCTCCGCCAGCAGCATGTCCGTGTACTCCCGGAACAGCGGGCCCACCGCCTCCGGGTGGGCGCAGCCGTCGAGAAATTGGATGTCCACGTCTCGCCGCCTCCTTTTTTCCAGCGTGCCCGGCGGGCGCCGGGCGTTTTTCCCAGTATACCACGCCGCCGTGCCGCCGTCCACCGCCCGGGGCGGCGGAGAAAAAAGTTTTTGCCGGAGGGAACGATCCGCGCCCCTCCGGCGTGTTTACAGTGAAAGCGCTTTTCAAACCCCAGGAAAGGAGCGGACCCATGACGGAACAGGAGAGGTTCCTCCGGCGGGCCATGGAGGCCCACGGCGGCGCCGTGTACCGGCTGGCCCTGTGCCGGACCCAGTCGGTGCCGGACGCGGAGGACGTGTATCAGGACGTGTTTTTGCGCCTGCTGAACCAGCGGGACGGCCCGGCGTGGGAGCCGGAGCATCTGAAGGCCTGGCTGCTGCGGACGGCGCTGAACCGCTGCGCGGACCTGCACCGGCTGCGCCTGCGGCGGCCGGTGGTGCCGCTGGAGGAAGTGTCGGAGACCGCCGCCGCGGAGGACGGAGCGGCGGAGCTGTGGGAGGCGGTGGGGCGGCTGCCGGAGAAGCTGCGCACGCCGGTGCACCTCTATTACGCCGAAGGCTACACCGCCGGGGAGATCGCCGCCCTGCTGGGCGTCCCGGCGGCCACGGTCCGCACCCGGCTCCACCGGGCGCGGCAAAAACTGAAGGACATGCTGGGAGGTTGTGACGATGGAGAACCGATATCAGAAGATGACAGACCATATCCGTCCGCCGGAGGAACTTGACCGGCGGGTGCTGGCCGCGGCCCGGGACGCGGCCGCGCCACAGCGGACCCGGCGCTCGGCCCGCCGGTGGGTCCGGGCGGCCGTGTGCGCCGCCTGTGCCCTGGCGCTGGTGCTGGGCACCTGGCGTCTTTCCCCCGGAGCAGAGAGTGAAACGGATGGCGCGGCTCTGCCCGCCTTCTCCTTCGGCCTGACGGCCTACGCCGCCGACACCGGGGAGTATGCTCCCTCCAATGCCAACGGCGCCCTGGCCTTCCGCACCGGCGGTGAGGGCGGCTGGACCGAGAGCGGTGGCTATTACACCGGCTGTATGTTCCAGGTGACGGGAGAGGACATCGCCTCCGTCTCCCTTTCCATCGACCGGGGCGGGCTGTACCGCTGCCGGCTGCGCACGGACCTGACGGAGGCGGAGATCGCCCAGGCGCGCCGGGCTATGGAGGAGGGCACCCTGGCCGCCGCTGCCATCACCCAGGAAGCGGACGGCAGCTGGTCCATGCCGGAGATCACCAGCCCGGAGACCTCCGTCACGGAGGACTACGACCCGGAGACCAGCTACGGCTTCTGGGTCCCGGGAGTGGACGCGGAGCGCTGGCAGGAGGACATGAGAGAGGCGTCCCACGAGAGCATCGACTGCCTGGACGGCGCCCGGCTGACGGTCTGCGTCACCTTCTCCGACGGCAGCACCCAGAGCAAGACGTACACCCTCTCCACCGGCAGGCTCCGGTACGCGCCGGACGGGGATGGCCCCGGCGGGACCCTGCTGCCCCAGCTGGCCGGGGACGACGAGTCCTACGTCTACGGCGTCTACGCCGAGTCTGAGAGCGAGGGGCGCTATTTCCTCTGGCCGGTCCCGGGGGCCAGCACCATCAGCCTCTCCAACCCCTACGGGGCAGGGGAGAACGGCACCTTCCACGCCGGCATCGACATTCCCGCCCCGGCGGGCACGGCCGTCCTGGCGGCGGCGGACGGCACT encodes:
- a CDS encoding TPM domain-containing protein, yielding MKFFQKRGVAAIVMVLAIVAGAALGQLREPDSSDAPSTAIVGTYTYTYDNAGVLTDETMEHMDAMNASLFAQTGAQILTVTVDTTGGQDIMDYALDLGNTYGVGSAERNNGVVMVLALENISQSGLVGDYCVVVGDGLGSHVDDFTAMQSYYLESDFAAGDYDAGVLAAFDAFIAWFADFYGVDIREGYIPAVPETYTSGTYYTESTGYFAPTFGAVLVDLLGVMVVLFVVWVILDGVRYNRYRRRYLLPGMGRPTVLYYPIFWGRPRRPRPPRPPRSPRPPRPPGSPPPGGPGGFGGGGFFGGGLGSGGPLGGSRGGGSFGGSRGGSFGGGSFGGGFGGSRGGFGGGSFRGGFGGSRGGGGFRGGGRR
- a CDS encoding GNAT family N-acetyltransferase, which encodes MLLAEKPAFESYLQLQNYDQELSHLSDKYGPPDGRLYLLVTETGEAVGTGAIRPLEGGLWELKRLYIRPAFRGQGLAERTVRRLIADARSMGCRRMVLDTFPFLAGAIRLYKKLGFREIESYNGAPMPDLIYLGLDLAEED
- a CDS encoding RNA polymerase sigma factor → MTEQERFLRRAMEAHGGAVYRLALCRTQSVPDAEDVYQDVFLRLLNQRDGPAWEPEHLKAWLLRTALNRCADLHRLRLRRPVVPLEEVSETAAAEDGAAELWEAVGRLPEKLRTPVHLYYAEGYTAGEIAALLGVPAATVRTRLHRARQKLKDMLGGCDDGEPISEDDRPYPSAGGT
- a CDS encoding M23 family metallopeptidase gives rise to the protein MENRYQKMTDHIRPPEELDRRVLAAARDAAAPQRTRRSARRWVRAAVCAACALALVLGTWRLSPGAESETDGAALPAFSFGLTAYAADTGEYAPSNANGALAFRTGGEGGWTESGGYYTGCMFQVTGEDIASVSLSIDRGGLYRCRLRTDLTEAEIAQARRAMEEGTLAAAAITQEADGSWSMPEITSPETSVTEDYDPETSYGFWVPGVDAERWQEDMREASHESIDCLDGARLTVCVTFSDGSTQSKTYTLSTGRLRYAPDGDGPGGTLLPQLAGDDESYVYGVYAESESEGRYFLWPVPGASTISLSNPYGAGENGTFHAGIDIPAPAGTAVLAAADGTVAEIGFDSERGNYIVLDHGGGLTTLYGQCREIAEGLTEGDAVSAGETVAVLGATGMATGAHLHFEVRLDGGPQDPVAYFDSAVRDTLRMG